From one uncultured Bacteroides sp. genomic stretch:
- a CDS encoding NAD(P)H-dependent oxidoreductase subunit E gives MLTEDQTCNVHMLTEEEKYNLLKNVIDDYDRKESNLIQILHMAQAIFGFLPAEVQSFIADEMELSVSKINSVLTFYSFFSTKPKGEYTISVCLGTACYVRGGKEVLNRLKDELGIDVGETTDDRKYSLTVMRCIGSCGLAPAMTINGKVYKQVNPNRIKRILGMLK, from the coding sequence ATGTTAACCGAAGACCAAACATGCAATGTTCACATGCTGACAGAGGAAGAAAAATATAATCTTCTTAAAAATGTGATTGACGATTACGATCGGAAAGAGAGTAATCTGATTCAGATCTTGCATATGGCGCAGGCCATATTTGGTTTCCTTCCTGCTGAAGTGCAGAGCTTTATAGCCGACGAAATGGAACTGTCTGTTTCGAAGATAAACAGCGTTTTAACGTTTTACTCTTTTTTTTCAACTAAGCCAAAGGGGGAATATACTATTTCTGTATGTTTGGGAACGGCTTGCTATGTTCGTGGAGGTAAGGAGGTACTGAACAGACTGAAAGATGAATTGGGCATAGATGTGGGCGAAACTACCGACGACAGGAAGTATTCGCTTACTGTAATGCGCTGTATTGGTTCCTGCGGTCTTGCGCCGGCAATGACCATCAATGGCAAGGTTTATAAACAAGTGAATCCAAACAGAATTAAGCGAATTCTGGGGATGTTGAAATAG
- a CDS encoding GNAT family N-acetyltransferase: MESNIEILVANESHIPYVDIILTTIEVAAKIRGTGIAKRSPEYIKQKMVEGKAIIALCEGDFAGFCYIETWSNKKFVANSGLIVVDKFRGHGLAKKIKRRAFELSRERFPEAKIFGLTTGLAVMKINSELGYVPVTFSELTTDEAFWKGCQSCVNYDILQRTGGTKCLCTGMLYDPSKHPEDPFNKKEDKESSENK, translated from the coding sequence ATGGAAAGTAATATTGAAATTCTTGTTGCCAACGAGAGTCATATTCCATACGTTGACATTATTTTAACTACAATAGAGGTCGCGGCAAAGATTCGTGGAACGGGTATTGCAAAGCGTTCTCCTGAATACATAAAACAAAAAATGGTTGAGGGCAAAGCAATTATTGCGCTTTGTGAAGGTGATTTTGCTGGATTTTGCTATATAGAGACCTGGAGTAATAAGAAATTTGTTGCCAATTCAGGACTTATTGTTGTTGATAAATTCCGTGGTCACGGTTTGGCAAAGAAGATTAAACGCCGTGCCTTTGAACTTTCACGTGAACGTTTTCCAGAAGCAAAGATTTTTGGTTTAACTACCGGACTTGCAGTGATGAAGATTAATTCAGAATTAGGATATGTACCTGTTACATTCTCTGAACTTACTACAGATGAGGCTTTCTGGAAAGGATGTCAAAGTTGCGTTAACTACGATATTCTTCAGAGAACCGGCGGTACAAAATGTCTTTGTACAGGAATGCTATATGATCCTAGCAAGCATCCGGAAGATCCTTTTAATAAGAAAGAGGACAAAGAAAGTTCAGAAAACAAATAA
- the argR gene encoding arginine repressor, translating to MTNKSKRLDSIKMIISSKEIGSQEELLRELAKEGYELTQATLSRDLKQMKVAKAATTNGNYVYVLPNDTMYKRTVDIPSVGEMLLQNGFKSIDFSGNMAVIKTRPGYASSLAYDIDNREYKDIIGTIAGDDTILLVFRDGYSRNEIKQSLSHIIPNI from the coding sequence ATGACGAACAAAAGTAAACGATTAGATTCAATTAAGATGATCATCTCCAGCAAGGAGATTGGTAGTCAGGAAGAGCTGCTTAGAGAGTTGGCTAAGGAAGGCTATGAGCTTACGCAAGCCACATTGTCCAGAGACTTGAAGCAGATGAAGGTTGCTAAAGCTGCAACAACAAATGGTAACTATGTATATGTCTTGCCAAACGACACCATGTATAAAAGAACTGTTGATATACCTAGTGTTGGCGAGATGTTGTTGCAAAACGGCTTTAAATCGATTGACTTTTCAGGAAATATGGCTGTTATTAAGACCCGTCCCGGATATGCCAGCAGTCTTGCCTATGATATTGACAACCGCGAATATAAGGATATCATTGGTACTATTGCAGGAGATGACACTATTTTGTTGGTTTTCAGAGATGGTTATTCCAGAAATGAAATTAAGCAATCATTGTCTCACATTATTCCGAATATTTAA
- a CDS encoding NADH-ubiquinone oxidoreductase-F iron-sulfur binding region domain-containing protein: MKINTLTDLEAIRNDFLNKEKTFQFTAHICYGAGCISSDCKKFKEAFEQALEHEHLQPKVRINLTGCMGACTLGPTLIINPGNTLYCNLNPACASQIVNEHIKEGRIAEKYCYKNRETGEIIPNLNNIPFFKHQKKIVLQKCGIIDYASVDEYIAHDGYFALAKALTMTSTEIIDEIKKSGLRGRGGAGFPTGVKWEMANKEKSDQKYLICNADEGDPGAFMDRSLIEGDAHSVIEGMLIAGYAIDASKGVVYIRAEYPIAIKRLTIAIKSARELGLLGVNILGSSFSFDIEIRIGAGAFVCGEETALMESVEGRRGEPRQKPPFPVQSGLFGKPTVINNVETLGNIAQIILKGAGWFSSIGTEKSKGTKVFALAGAIVHKGLVEVPMGTTLGEILFDVGGGIPRGKLFKMAQTGGPSGGCLTAEHLNTPIDYESLTRLGAIMGSGGLICTDEDTCMVDMARFFMDFVQDESCGKCVPCRIGTKRMLEILERITCGEGKEGDVELLIELGNAIKDSAICGLGQTAPNPVLSTIKYFRQEYDEHISHQYCRAGVCGNLFLAPCQNACPAKVNVPGYLALIAAGRVRDAYNLIRQENPFPSVCGRVCTHPCESKCRRAQIDEPIAIADLKRYAADYVLNSGEPLVNLNFPKNGKSVGIIGAGPSGLTCGYFLARLGYTVDIYEEKSVAGGILAYGIPEYRLPKEELRKEIDSIIQSGINVIYNTKVGKDIMFNELKSKYDAVYIATGTQLSRNIGIEGEDKSGVYHGLDFLTDITLNKKVKVKGIVAVIGGGNTAIDAARSALRLGAKEVHILYRRKMEEMPADKREIADAIEEGVIVHELVAPVRFLGEGKVTGIECVKMMPVKFGKDGRRIPIEVLNSKFMMDIDMAIPAVSQYSDLPFIPKGEVGITDWGAFIVDQETQMTTQPGIFAGGDIARGSDVVITAIADGKNAARSIDKYLGGTGTLNIGEPIKIPTRGVDEGITVEHERFQMPSLDPKEREGCFDEVRLGYHKLNATAESMRCLRCSRRLTPEK; encoded by the coding sequence ATGAAAATCAATACACTCACTGACTTGGAAGCGATAAGAAATGATTTTCTGAATAAAGAAAAGACATTTCAGTTCACTGCTCATATTTGTTATGGGGCGGGGTGTATTTCCTCTGATTGCAAGAAATTTAAGGAAGCTTTTGAACAGGCATTGGAACATGAACATCTTCAGCCGAAAGTAAGGATAAACCTGACAGGGTGTATGGGCGCTTGTACACTGGGACCAACCTTGATCATAAATCCGGGCAATACATTATATTGCAACCTTAATCCGGCATGCGCTTCACAGATTGTAAACGAGCATATCAAAGAAGGGAGAATAGCTGAGAAATATTGTTATAAAAATCGCGAAACAGGCGAGATTATACCTAACTTAAATAATATCCCGTTTTTTAAACATCAGAAAAAGATTGTACTTCAAAAATGCGGAATCATTGACTATGCTTCTGTGGATGAGTATATCGCTCATGATGGATATTTTGCATTGGCCAAAGCCCTTACGATGACTTCAACTGAAATAATTGACGAAATCAAAAAATCTGGGTTGCGTGGCCGTGGCGGCGCTGGATTCCCGACTGGCGTAAAATGGGAAATGGCCAACAAAGAAAAAAGTGATCAGAAATATCTTATCTGTAATGCCGATGAAGGAGATCCGGGGGCATTCATGGATCGCAGCTTGATTGAAGGAGATGCCCATTCGGTAATCGAAGGTATGTTGATTGCCGGATATGCCATTGACGCTTCCAAAGGAGTAGTTTATATCCGGGCTGAATATCCGATTGCGATTAAAAGACTTACAATAGCTATTAAGTCAGCCCGTGAACTTGGGCTCCTTGGGGTTAATATTCTTGGAAGTAGTTTTAGTTTTGATATTGAGATAAGAATTGGAGCCGGAGCCTTTGTTTGTGGAGAAGAAACTGCATTGATGGAATCAGTGGAAGGAAGGAGGGGAGAACCCCGGCAAAAGCCACCATTCCCTGTACAAAGCGGTTTGTTTGGGAAGCCTACGGTAATCAATAATGTAGAAACACTGGGTAATATAGCCCAAATCATATTAAAAGGGGCAGGATGGTTTTCATCCATTGGAACTGAGAAAAGTAAAGGAACAAAGGTATTTGCGCTTGCCGGAGCTATTGTTCACAAGGGATTGGTCGAAGTTCCTATGGGCACAACCCTTGGTGAGATACTTTTTGATGTGGGTGGAGGAATTCCAAGAGGAAAATTATTCAAAATGGCCCAGACCGGAGGTCCGTCGGGTGGTTGCCTAACGGCCGAACATCTAAATACTCCGATTGATTACGAATCTCTGACCCGGCTTGGTGCCATTATGGGGTCAGGTGGTTTGATCTGTACCGATGAGGATACGTGCATGGTTGATATGGCGCGGTTCTTTATGGACTTTGTCCAGGATGAATCGTGCGGGAAATGTGTTCCATGTCGTATCGGTACAAAACGGATGCTGGAAATTCTGGAACGGATTACCTGTGGAGAAGGAAAAGAAGGCGATGTGGAACTGCTCATTGAATTGGGGAATGCAATTAAGGATTCTGCAATTTGTGGTTTAGGTCAGACGGCTCCTAATCCGGTACTTAGTACCATTAAGTATTTCAGGCAAGAATATGACGAGCATATCAGCCATCAGTATTGCCGTGCGGGTGTTTGCGGCAATCTATTCCTTGCTCCTTGCCAGAATGCTTGCCCTGCAAAAGTTAATGTACCTGGTTATCTTGCCTTGATTGCTGCAGGCAGGGTGCGTGATGCCTATAACCTGATTCGTCAGGAAAACCCGTTTCCATCTGTTTGCGGTAGGGTTTGTACTCATCCCTGCGAGAGCAAATGCCGCCGTGCTCAGATTGACGAACCAATAGCCATAGCTGATTTAAAACGTTATGCAGCCGATTATGTGCTTAATTCGGGTGAACCGTTGGTGAACCTTAATTTTCCAAAAAACGGAAAATCGGTGGGTATCATTGGTGCCGGCCCATCCGGTCTTACCTGTGGATATTTCCTGGCAAGACTTGGTTATACGGTTGATATCTATGAGGAGAAAAGTGTTGCAGGAGGAATACTGGCTTATGGAATTCCGGAGTATAGGTTGCCAAAAGAAGAATTAAGAAAGGAAATTGATTCAATTATTCAGTCGGGAATAAATGTCATTTATAACACGAAGGTTGGAAAAGACATCATGTTCAATGAGCTGAAATCAAAATATGATGCGGTATATATTGCAACCGGCACGCAGCTTTCCCGAAATATAGGCATTGAAGGAGAGGATAAAAGTGGGGTATACCACGGACTTGATTTCCTGACAGACATTACTCTGAATAAAAAGGTCAAGGTTAAAGGTATCGTTGCCGTGATTGGTGGTGGAAATACAGCCATTGACGCTGCAAGATCAGCCCTTCGTCTTGGTGCAAAAGAGGTGCATATTCTTTATAGAAGGAAAATGGAAGAGATGCCTGCCGATAAAAGAGAAATTGCAGACGCGATAGAAGAAGGAGTAATCGTGCATGAGCTGGTCGCTCCGGTTCGTTTTCTCGGAGAGGGCAAAGTTACAGGAATCGAATGTGTAAAAATGATGCCCGTAAAGTTTGGAAAAGACGGACGGCGAATACCGATAGAGGTGCTCAACTCTAAGTTTATGATGGATATAGATATGGCCATTCCGGCAGTGAGCCAGTATTCCGACTTGCCTTTTATTCCAAAAGGAGAAGTAGGAATTACCGATTGGGGAGCATTTATCGTTGATCAGGAAACGCAGATGACCACGCAACCCGGAATTTTTGCCGGAGGAGATATTGCCCGTGGTTCTGATGTGGTGATTACTGCCATTGCTGATGGTAAGAATGCAGCACGATCCATCGATAAATATTTAGGTGGAACAGGAACATTAAATATTGGTGAGCCTATCAAAATTCCGACAAGAGGGGTTGATGAAGGTATCACGGTTGAACATGAGCGCTTTCAGATGCCATCTCTTGATCCGAAAGAGCGGGAAGGATGTTTCGATGAAGTGCGACTGGGCTACCATAAACTGAATGCAACTGCCGAATCAATGAGATGCTTACGCTGTTCAAGACGTTTAACACCTGAAAAGTAA
- a CDS encoding NADH-dependent [FeFe] hydrogenase, group A6, which produces MVNLVINNKAIQVKEGTTIFEAAKQNNIIIPHLCYLENVHKIGSCRICVVEVDGAKNLMASCITEAKEGMVIYTNSERVRNVRKVIYELMLSDHPRNCLTCLRNQNCELQALGNLIQIDEYKYEGAKSKDFIDNSSPSIVRDSSKCILCRRCVTVCNQIQGVSLMNPHHRGFSTFIGPSEDELLGESICTNCGQCVLVCPVGALKEKDSTEQVWEALYDKSKTVIVQTAPAVRATLGELFGYEPGTLVTGKMASALHEIGFKYVFDTNFGADLTIMEEGSEFLERLKNIFTSREKTAVLPMITSCSPGWIKYVEHQYPDQLAHLSSCKSPHMMLGALTKSYFAGKVGIDPKSIFMVSVMPCTAKKFEIIRPEMYNNGLANVDAVITTRELGRMIKDAGIDFRNLPDGKFDSPLGLSSGAADIFGTTGGVMEAALRTVYELVTGRELPTEKLHLKPLIGLKRIKTAELKIEKTLPEFRFLEGVTLKVAVTSGLIGAAELMEDIKKGTSSYHFIEVMGCPGGCISGGGQPRPVNDAIRMRRLEAIYREDEGKALRKSHENEDIKTLYRDFLGAPLGHKSHELLHTVYTPRNKK; this is translated from the coding sequence ATGGTAAATCTGGTCATAAATAATAAAGCAATTCAGGTAAAAGAGGGAACTACCATTTTTGAAGCTGCAAAGCAGAATAATATTATAATCCCTCACTTATGTTATCTGGAGAACGTGCACAAGATTGGTTCTTGCCGAATTTGTGTGGTTGAGGTTGATGGTGCAAAAAATCTGATGGCATCCTGCATAACTGAAGCGAAAGAGGGCATGGTTATCTATACCAATTCAGAGCGGGTTCGCAATGTGCGGAAAGTAATTTATGAACTGATGCTTTCCGACCATCCCAGAAATTGCCTTACTTGCCTGCGAAACCAGAATTGTGAGTTACAGGCACTCGGCAATCTGATTCAAATTGATGAATATAAGTATGAAGGTGCAAAATCGAAAGACTTTATTGATAATTCAAGTCCATCGATTGTTCGTGATAGTTCGAAATGTATTCTTTGTCGCCGGTGTGTAACGGTATGTAATCAGATTCAGGGAGTTAGTCTGATGAATCCCCACCATCGTGGTTTTTCCACATTCATCGGACCATCGGAAGATGAACTTTTAGGAGAATCAATCTGTACCAATTGCGGTCAGTGTGTTTTGGTATGTCCGGTTGGGGCTTTGAAAGAGAAAGACTCTACAGAACAGGTCTGGGAAGCATTGTACGATAAATCAAAAACTGTGATTGTTCAGACAGCTCCGGCTGTACGCGCAACACTTGGAGAATTGTTTGGTTATGAACCGGGTACATTGGTGACTGGTAAAATGGCTTCAGCTTTGCATGAAATTGGTTTCAAGTATGTTTTTGATACCAATTTTGGAGCGGATCTCACCATCATGGAGGAAGGTTCTGAATTTCTTGAAAGGTTAAAGAACATATTTACTTCGAGGGAGAAAACTGCTGTCCTTCCAATGATCACAAGTTGTAGTCCCGGTTGGATAAAATACGTTGAACACCAATATCCTGATCAGTTGGCCCATTTGTCGAGTTGCAAATCCCCTCACATGATGTTGGGTGCATTGACCAAATCTTACTTTGCCGGGAAGGTTGGCATTGATCCGAAATCTATTTTTATGGTTTCGGTAATGCCTTGCACAGCCAAGAAATTCGAGATTATCCGTCCTGAAATGTATAATAACGGATTGGCCAACGTGGATGCTGTAATAACTACTCGTGAACTGGGAAGGATGATCAAAGATGCTGGAATTGACTTTCGGAATTTGCCGGATGGAAAGTTTGACAGTCCTTTGGGACTCTCTTCTGGTGCTGCTGATATTTTTGGAACAACGGGTGGTGTGATGGAAGCAGCACTTCGTACGGTGTATGAACTGGTTACAGGACGTGAACTTCCCACGGAGAAGCTCCACTTAAAACCTCTTATTGGTCTTAAGCGGATTAAAACTGCGGAGTTGAAGATTGAAAAAACTTTGCCCGAATTCAGATTTCTCGAGGGAGTTACCCTGAAAGTGGCGGTTACGAGCGGATTAATAGGAGCTGCTGAGTTGATGGAAGATATAAAAAAGGGAACAAGTTCCTACCATTTTATTGAAGTAATGGGTTGTCCCGGAGGCTGTATCAGTGGTGGCGGGCAACCACGACCAGTCAATGATGCAATCAGGATGCGGAGACTTGAAGCAATCTACAGAGAAGATGAAGGGAAAGCATTACGTAAATCGCATGAAAATGAAGATATTAAAACGTTATACCGTGATTTTCTTGGTGCTCCGCTTGGACATAAATCTCACGAATTACTTCACACTGTTTATACTCCACGAAATAAAAAGTAA